A genomic stretch from Aedes albopictus strain Foshan chromosome 2, AalbF5, whole genome shotgun sequence includes:
- the LOC109417769 gene encoding uncharacterized protein LOC109417769 isoform X1: MSNMANDSSFDDIEEEVSSWGFSMSVSDYERSLIEDPTRSANSSFPRGLGIADSNYISNVKLASELNGLIEKAAPMGHLPTTKEVLNDKVANEITPLLRQLGISGHDGPISSKNTRAVAVSVNDIRIEGNLPIILNGDLFAMIKDEKNVSHGEEDEPYDPRKPLHEQFSTIKEFAEQKSTKQSTSPLSLSISSEQSSSASDQTSSCTTSSSSSSSITNFSVSEQDSEDELCQPLLHINKQKLYTPRQLYDLKRKECLPKGKHCRVRWVLFCSSHRQVVGRSGLLRLSSYHQNPFTTLENKMT, translated from the coding sequence ATGTCAAATATGGCCAACGATTCGAGTTTCGACGACATCGAAGAAGAAGTAAGCAGTTGGGGCTTTTCGATGTCCGTTTCGGACTACGAGCGATCGCTCATCGAAGATCCTACAAGGTCCGCCAATTCAAGCTTTCCACGAGGGCTAGGAATTGCTGATAGCAATTACATCAGCAACGTGAAGCTGGCATCGGAACTTAACGGACTTATCGAAAAGGCTGCGCCTATGGGTCACCTACCTACGACAAAAGAGGTACTTAACGATAAAGTGGCCAATGAAATAACCCCTCTTTTGCGACAATTGGGAATCAGCGGTCATGATGGCCCCATAAGCAGCAAAAACACGCGGGCTGTAGCAGTGTCGGTAAATGACATTCGAATCGAAGGAAATCTGCCGATAATTTTAAACGGCGATCTTTTTGCTATGATCAAGGATGAGAAGAATGTATCTCATGGAGAAGAAGATGAACCGTACGATCCCAGAAAGCCGCTGCATGAGCAATTCTCCACCATCAAGGAGTTTGCGGaacaaaaatcaacaaaacaATCCACATCTCCTTTGTCGCTTAGCATTTCATCGGAGCAATCCTCGTCAGCAAGTGATCAAACCTCTTCCTGCACaacaagcagcagcagcagcagctcaaTAACGAACTTTAGCGTCAGCGAGCAAGACTCGGAAGACGAGCTTTGCCAACCGTTGCTGCATATTAATAAGCAAAAACTCTACACACCCCGGCAACTATACGATCTGAAGCGAAAGGAATGTCTCCCAAAAGGTAAGCATTGTAGAGTTCGCTGGGTATTGTTTTGCTCAAGCCATCGTCAAGTTGTGGGACGATCCGGCCTACTGAGACTGTCTTCCTACCACCAAAATCCGTTTACGACTTTAGAGAACAAGATGACCTAA
- the LOC109417769 gene encoding uncharacterized protein LOC109417769 isoform X2 translates to MAYHSAADDIEDEISSWGYTTTFSDYERSLQATGSQQPQTKVGGRGRGILNPQHMSSVRLASEISDLKVHSFPMGHLPTSKEILACSAENEITPMLRQLGLSSRDDEIHSKNTRKNIVASEEIRIDGNVPVILNSELFRNAGQIQDEGIDEPENFDPEQPVPEQFSTIPELAIAEEDDIHVVENISKQSKSKTSDLTNSSIDSAVTTSSTSSNQSKKNAKEGKGKKKKWRKLTADELKSSEPQRDRYEEVYSVGVHDNSLGNYYTARQLHGESGIKGWSSHY, encoded by the coding sequence ATGGCTTACCATTCGGCAGCAGATGACATTGAGGATGAAATCAGCAGCTGGGGCTATACGACGACCTTTTCGGACTACGAGCGTTCGCTGCAGGCGACCGGAAGCCAACAACCCCAAACTAAGGTCGGAGGCCGTGGGCGAGGTATACTCAATCCTCAACATATGTCATCCGTGAGACTTGCGTCGGAGATCAGCGATTTAAAGGTGCATTCCTTTCCCATGGGTCATCTGCCGACGAGCAAAGAGATTCTCGCATGTTCAGCAGAGAACGAAATAACTCCTATGCTGCGTCAGTTGGGATTGAGTAGCCGGGATGATGAGATTCACAGTAAAAACACTAGAAAGAACATTGTAGCGAGTGAGGAAATACGCATCGATGGCAACGTGCCCGTTATATTGAACTCCGAGCTGTTCCGGAACGCTGGGCAGATACAGGATGAGGGTATCGATGAACCCGAAAACTTTGATCCCGagcaaccagttccggaacagTTCAGTACAATTCCAGAGCTGGCCATTGCGGAAGAAGATGATATTCACGTagtagaaaatatttcaaaacaatCAAAGTCTAAGACGTCCGACCTGACCAATTCGTCGATTGATTCCGCCGTCACGACGAGCAGTACATCTTCGAACCAATCGAAAAAGAACGCCAAAGAGGGGAAGGGAAAGAAGAAGAAATGGCGTAAACTAACTGCCGATGAGCTGAAGTCGTCCGAACCGCAACGGGATCGTTACGAGGAAGTTTACAGCGTCGGAGTGCATGACAATTCGTTGGGAAATTACTACACGGCTCGACAGTTGCATGGGGAAAGTGGGATCAAGGGTTGGTCTTCCCACTATTAG
- the LOC109420003 gene encoding mitochondrial import receptor subunit TOM7 homolog has translation MALSPDAKDRLGVVFDVVKTAFHWGFIPTVLYLGFRKGSEAGMPPLTVMSLLWQ, from the exons ATGGCTCTATCTCCGGACGCCAAGGATCGACTGGGAGTGGTTTTCGATGTCGTCAAAACCGCTTTCCACTGGGGTTTCATTCCGACCGTGCTGTATCTAG GTTTCCGGAAAGGATCCGAAGCGGGAATGCCACCTCTGACCGTGATGAGTTTGCTTTGGCAGTAA